Within Homo sapiens chromosome 2, GRCh38.p14 Primary Assembly, the genomic segment TAGAGGCTTTCTTAAAACAGTATACTTTTAGTGTCCTGCAAATCAGAACCTGGTTTAAAATGATGCCTCTAGGTACTACATTAGCCTTAGCATCCAAAGAAAGAGCTATGCTGACTGCGCATTTCTTATTAAGGCAGGAAAGAGGCATAATGCATTGTAGATTTTTCTTAACAggattgaaattaaaaatgactttctGGTTAAAGTTATTAACTAGAATTAAATTAACCAAAACACTACTTGTGCATCCTAGATAATTAAGACTATGTTTTAAACAGGACTGTTTTCTTCATAATCTTACAGGCGTTAAATCCtaataactttcttctttttaaacttaTAAACATATTGATCTAAGCATGAGTAGAGTTAACCTTCATGAAATAATTTCCTCCAAAGAATGCATTTGTTTTGTAATGCTTTGTTTCTATTCCAACGTTCCTTGGTTATTCTGACTTGTTTGAGAGGAATGtacagatgatttttattttgccGCAGGGCTGTCAATGCTTTTGGTTCACTTAGATCAATGGCAAACTTGCTTAAGGGATAGGTGGAATTCAGCAGTTACTGAGGCATGAAACATTCACTGTCTCCCATCCTCCATCAGCTTGATCTTGCTAATTTCCCTTCATCCTGCTGTGCTGCTTCTGTGGCCCTTCCTGCCCTTGTGTAGGTGTTTGTTTCGTCCGTCTGATCTTGTGTCTGTGTTGTCCAGTTCTCCCTGCAGTTTCTTCCTGTGTGTCTGTTTGTAGATGAAGGGGCTGAGGATCAAGTGGGTCCTCTACACAGGTTCCCCAGCCATGAACCTGCCACCAGCGGGGAGAGGCGTGGACTCCTAGCCCCCTCCATCTCAGTGTCTGTGCCTGATGATGACCCTTACAATTCCGATGAGGAGTACTATGAGCATCCTTTGTTCAGCTCAGAACGGACCACCTCTAGTGTGCTCCCCAGTGTCACAGCGCAGAGTGCAGAGGCCCACTTAGGCCAGGAGAAAGGTGAACCAAGCATGGTCCCCTTTTGCTCCTCCGCCCCGGCCTACAGCTTTGACCACCTACATCATGTTAAGTGTGCCTTAATACagggtgggaggggcaggagcCTGTTTTCTCTGCATGAAAGTGAAGTTCCTATATAAGTTGAATCTATCCAAATGCCTTAACAATTTATATAAAAGAAGCCTTACTAGAGGCATGTGAGCACTTCCTTTTTCTGTATCATTGCttctgagaaggaagaaaaagagagagagaaagagagagagaagcaaaaaaatattccattaaagTATGGCTTCTTTCTGCTCCCTGCCAATAATCAGCTGGGGAAGAACATATTCTTTACCCAAACCAAAGAAGATGactctgaatataatttttttcctccttagacACATAATATTACTATTAAATAGCATCTTTAAATAGCATCTTTAAATAGCATTAGCTTTCTTTTTAGTGCTATATTAATATGATAGatctttaaaagagaaagaatgaagaatcTGTTTAGAGCAGAATAAATGTTATGGAAACAATTTATTTCCCCATATCATGTAATCATCTACAGAAACTACAGAGGCTTCCCCAGGTGACTAAATCTTGGCTCACATCAGTAGAGCTGGactaaaatgaaggaaatgattCAAAGCCTTTGTCATTCTAGCCTTATAAAGCTGGGAGACTCAAGTGTATAATTGGTTATCGTGAGGATAAAATAAGTAGGTGATGGGCTGCAATGTGTCTCATTCTAACTAGGTAGttttggtaaagaaaaaaaaggtacagctaaatatatttttgcttaggCGAAGAGTTTATTTCCAAAAGGGACAATATTTAATATGAAAGCAGATAGTTCTAAAGCAATAAGGAATAAGCTTACAGCTCACCAACTATGGTCATCATAATAAACGTCTTCAAGGACCCTTTTGAAAACAGAACACCAATAGCTCAGGTTCTCTGATAAAGAAATATAACCCCTATTAAGTGAAACTAAGTTCTTCTAaactaaatttctaaaatatgtgaGTTTTTAAATTAGGAACAATTGTAGtggaaataaatatgatttatactaaatgagaaaatgaaaagctaaaaAGCTACATGGATTTGAAAACATGTAAATTAACTTGATTAGACTTTATCCAAAAAGGTAACATTATAATGCAGttatattaaaattcttttaactgTAATCAAAATCTATggcattataaaaattttcttaaaataacaagttagaatttaaatttttaaaatgctacttaAAATGCCATAATTaaattacaaaactaaaaatgagTGCTAAATGTGAAGAGATTgataatgtagatttttttttctctctctgtttctctctgaggatattaatatttctaaaaaacaaaataaaagaaaattccttttctttttatctgtagTCTTTCCCTCAGGGCCGTTTAAACAATGCACAATTATTTCATAAGAATTTTGTAAGAATCTTCcatttacaaaactataaaacagctCATATATTTCTCTCTAATTCCTTAAGTGACCAAAtggaatttacttatttttactgACATTTCAAGTGTAAATGAGAAACAAATTAGTGCAATAACTCATGAACTTGAAAAGTTTATCTTTACAtcttaaatgttaacttttttatgTGATATACATGGTTTGGGGGGTGGTTATTTTGGCCGTTTGATTGCCACTCAATTATCTTTCCTTGGTGATTTTGTTTTGAATTACAGAAATAAGACTTTATTACTAAtgtgcatattttttctttagtgtcaAAGAGAATTATACATGAACTACATTACTGATATTTCAGGGAGTTTAACAATATGATAATAGTTGTGTCCCAGAGGTAGACTTTTGTAAACAGATTTAAATTTAACCTTGACCTTgtttttaacacattttattttacttactttttgaaaatgttcattttctccAACATCATACAATGCAATGAAGCTAACATAACTTGACTTAGGTAGTCCCTTACCTTGgaaatgctaaataaattatattttaagtaaatttggTGGACTTTGTGATAAAGCTGTTAAGGTAGTTGGTTGGATATTCTTTTGAAGCAAGGCTTTTTTTATTCCCAAAGATTTCTTTAGCAaaatttgcacattttaaataaagcagCCGGGAATTCTTATGTAGGGGCTTCCTGCATTGGCGAAAACAGCACATGTCTAACAAatttaaaggcttttttttttcagtacatCAGTACATCCATCTTTTCACAACCATCTGTTATCCGGCAGTACCATCTCTTATTTCCAGCAAGCTTTCCACATGCGTGCAACTTACTGCCGTTTCCAATAAGGGTAATCAATCAATACAACCCTTTCAGCtctcaaactttaaaataaattgcctTTTAATGAGACTTTAAAAGTCATCACTATTAGCAGATTATACATCATAGTTTTCCAACCAGTACCTAATGTATGTTGCATTAGAATATTAATTTGTTCATCCcaatggtaaaataaaaaaacagctgAGGTCTTCATGAGGTCATTCTAATGGAGCTGAAAGTGTTCCTTTAGCAATATTTCTGTCGTTTCATGTATTGTTCTGTGGTCATGATGTCAACATCTTTTTCATCCCTAAGAAGAAGAAACGCTAGAGAGTCGGATGGCTGAGGAAGAGAAACCTGCTGCTCTTCCTGAGAAAGAGTGTGGGGCTGCTAAGTCCTCAGACCAACCCAAGGGCCTCAGTAAGGGCCAAATGGAGTCTAGTGCGGAGGCCCAAATAGTTCCCGAAGAGAGTGCCCCAGCAGGGGCCCCACATGAGAAAAGTGTAAAAGAGGTCAAGGAGGTGTCTCCAGAAGTAAAAACCCCTTCCTCTGCTGGGGAAGGTGTGTCTTTCTCAGGATTTGCATGTGTTTTGTTGCAAATGATCTCTCCAGTGGCTTACCAACCTGATGCCTTTCCAACGCTATTTCGCTATTTCATCGCTGGGTCTTATGATAACAAGTCCACTGTTGTAGGCTTAATGTGCAGAGAGTGTGGCTTGCGCAAGTGCTGTGTGGCAGCTGGTTTTCCAGTGCTGCAGCTGATTCCTGGTTTTCCTTTGCCATGATACAATACGCTTTGCAGCCAGGCTGATGATGCTATGTgagcttctttttttattttatttttttacccgCCCCCCCTCATCTCAAATGTTTGCCAGTCACATTgctaatacatgtatatttttgtttttattttggggaCAGCAattcatatgcttttatttcaaatCGTACAGTTGGATTTTGGCACATAGAGGCTTAAATGGTGGAATCGTTTTTGTTTGCAACCGAAATGTGCTATATTTTTTATGCTTCAATGAATACTGGTTTGATTTTCTTGACCTCCTGCTGATGCTTCTCATATCATTTTCTCCCCATGGCAGCCAGCCCTTCTGATCATCCCCATATCTCTTGAGTTTTCATTCATCTAACCTTTATTAGAAGTtcatcaagtatttttttttctattgttacaACAGGACACATAAGTATATAAGGTAATGATGATCCATACACTTGCTCTTTTAGAGAtgattgaattttattatttttccccaaatcttTTCCAGATAACTACATTTAGCTCTAATGACCACAGTGAACTACTTTGACCTTAAAACACAAGTGGGACAATAAAGCCTTTTggattgttgaataaataaaagtaaaaatgtgttATCTAATTTCTGTGAAGCACCTCTAAAGCCAATACTGGCCAATGCTTCACCAGTTAGTCATGCTCCAAGGATTGAGGTCATGACCATGGGAATAAAGTTATTTCAATAGTTGACTCTTTTGAAAAGTTTGTTACTCACATGACTTCCCAGTATCAACAGTGTAATTCAGATTTTCTTATATCTACCGTACAGACTAAGTAATGATtaggaatttaaatttttaaatatgtaatagaAACTGGCTTGTAAATTCTTAAGTCATATCATATAAAATTGAtagcaaatatttacttatatttctgAAATTTATCCTCAGATGAATTCTAAAAATTTATGCCAGTAACCTGTGGATGCCTAAAGAATTGGCCCTGACATTTGTTAATCAAGTTAACTGCAACTATTAACATTATATCATTGTGCATTACTTGGCCCTCTGCCCATAGCCTaccaattcatttttaaatgataaaaccaATGAAAATGTTCAGTATAAATCAATTCTTTATCTATATTTAGTCCTTACTATATATTCTTTTGTACCCTAACATTAGCTGCTTACTCAATATTCATTAGCTTATAACTTTTATGTATAGAAGGCACATGAATTTGTTTCTTCTGTAATACACATCACATAATGTTTaggagagaccaaaaaaaaaaaaaacaaagaaaaaaagagaaaagaatatccAGAAATATACTGTTCTTACAATTCCTTTGCACATTAATTTACAACCAGAGTTCATTTTAGTAATAGTACACATATATCTCAGTCCTGACCTTTTCATATTGACTTTTACATGGGTAGCATGCTTGCATGttccataatttttgtttttattctaccATTCATTTAtcacttcaaaatataattttaagcttATTTCCTGAACGCACTTGcctattatttgtttaaaaatcaacCCGATTACTTCAGATTTACTTACAGCCTCGAAGATGGAGTTCCACGATCAACAGGAATTGACTCCCTCTACAGCTGAGCCTTCAGACCAGAAGGAAAAGGAGTCAGAGAAGCAAAGTAAGCCTGGTGAAGACCTTAAACATGCTGCCTTAGTTTCTCAGCCAGAGACAACTAAAACTTACCCTGATAAAAAGGACATGCAAGGCACGGAAGAAGAAAAAGCACCCCTAGCTTTGTTTGGGCACACTCTTGTTGCCAGCCTGGAAGACATGAAACAGAAGACAGAACCAAGCCTTGTAGTACCTGGCATTGACCTCCCTAAAGAGCCTCCAACTCCAAAAGAACAAAAGGACTGGTTCATCGAAATGCCAACGGAAGCAAAAAAGGATGAGTGGGGTTTAGTTGCCCCCATATCTCCTGGCCCTCTGACTCCCATGAGGGAAAAAGATGTATTTGATGATATCCCAAAATGGGAAGGGAAACAGTTTGATTCTCCCATGCCAAGTCCCTTTCAAGGGGGAAGCTTCACTCTTCCTTTAGATGTCATGAAGAATGAAATAGTTACAGAAACATCGCCCTTTGCCCCTGCCTTTTTACAGCCAGATGACAAAAAATCTCTGCAACAAACCAGTGGCCCAGCTACTGCCaaagatagttttaaaattgAAGAGCCCCATGAGGCTAAACCTGACAAAATGGCAGAAGCACCACCCTCAGAGGCAATGACCTTACCCAAAGATGCTCACATTCCAGTTGTAGAAGAACATGTTATGGGGAAAGttttagaggaagaaaaggaggccaTAAATCAAGAGACTGTGCAGCAAAGGGATACTTTCACCCCCAGTGGACAGGAACCTATACTTACTGAAAAGGAAACTGAGCTGAAGCTTGAAGAAAAAACCACCATTTCTGACAAAGAAGCTGTGCCAAAAGAGAGTAAACCCCCAAAACctgcagatgaagaaataggCATAATTCAGACCTCCACAGAGCACACTTTCTCAGAACAGAAAGACCAAGAGCCTACCACAGATATGTTGAAACAGGACTCGTTCCCTGTAAGTTTGGAGCAAGCAGTTACAGATTCAGCCATGACCTCTAAAACACTGGAGAAAGCCATGACCGAACCATCTGCATTAATTGAAAAGAGCTCAATTCAGGAACTTTTTGAAATGAGAGTTGATGACAAAGATAAGATTGAAGGAGTTGGAGCTGCAACATCAGCTGAGCTTGATATGCCATTTTATGAAGATAAATCAGGAATGTCCAAGTACTTTGAAACATCTGCCTTGAAAGAAGAAGCAACAAAAAGCATTGAGCCAGGCAGTGATTACTATGAACTGAGTGACACTAGAGAAAGTGTCCATGAGTCTATTGATACCATGTCTCCCATGCATAAAAATGGTGACAAGGAGTTTCAAACAGGAAAAGAATCCCAGCCCAGTCCTCCAGCACAAGAAGCAGGGTACAGCACTCTCGCACAGAGTTATCCATCAGATTTACCTGAAGAACCCAGTTCTCCTCAAGAAAGAATGTTCACTATTGATCCAAAAGTGTATGGAGAGAAAAGGGACCTCCACAGTAAGAATAAGGATGATTTGACCCTTAGCAGGAGTTTAGGACTTGGTGGTAGGTCTGCAATAGAACAAAGAAGCATGTCAATCAATTTGCCGATGTCTTGCCTAGATTCCATAGCCCTTGGATTTAACTTTGGTCGGGGACATGATCTTTCTCCTCTGGCTTCCGATATTCTAACCAACACTAGTGGAAGTATGGATGAAGGGGATGATTACCttccagccaccacacctgcacTGGAGAAAGCCCCTTGCTTCCCTGTAGAAAGCAAAGAGGAAGAACAGATAGAGAAAGTAAAAGCTACTGGAGAAGAAAGTACTCAAGCGGAGATATCATGTGAGTCTCCTTTCCTAGCCAAAGATTTTTACAAAAATGGTACTGTCATGGCACCTGACCTTCCTGAAATGCTAGATCTGGCAGGCACAAGGTCAAGATTGGCTTCTGTGAGTGCAGATGCTGAGGTTGCCAGGAGGAAATCAGTCCCATCAGAGACTGTGGTTGAGGATAGTCGTACTGGCTTGCCCCCGGTAACTGATGAAAACCATGTCATTGTAAAAACGGACAGTCAGCTCGAAGACCTGGGCTACTGTGTGTTCAATAAGTACACAGTCCCATTGCCATCACCTGTTCAAGACAGTGAGAATTTATCAGGGGAGAGTGGTACCTTTTACGAAGGCACTGATGATAAAGTTCGAAGAGATTTGGCCACAGACCTTTCACTGATTGAAGTGAAACTGGCAGCAGCCGGAAGAGTCAAAGATGAGTTCAGTGTTGACAAAGAAGCATCCGCGCATATCTCTGGTGACAAATCAGGACTGAGTAAGGAGTTTGACCAAGAGAAGAAAGCTAATGATAGGTTGGATACTGTACTAGAAAAGAGTGAAGAACATGCTGATTCAAAAGAACATGCCAAGAAAACTGAAGAGGCTGGTGATGAAATAGAAACATTCGGATTAGGAGTAACCTATGAGCAAGCTTTGGCCAAAGATTTGTCAATACCAACAGATGCATCCTCTGAGAAAGCAGAGAAGGGTCTTAGTTCAGTGCCAGAGATAGCTGAGGTAGAACCATCCAAAAAGGTGGAACAAGGTCTGGATTTTGCTGTCCAGGGTCAACTAGATGTTAAAATTAGTGACTTTGGACAGATGGCTTCAGGGCTAAACATAGATGATAGAAGGGCAACAGAGCTAAAACTTGAGGCTACACAGGACATGACCCCCTCATCCAAAGCACCGCAGGAGGCAGATGCATTTATGGGTGTTGAGTCTGGCCACATGAAAGAAGGCACTAAAGTTAGTGAGACAGAAGTCAAAGAGAAGGTGGCCAAGCCTGACTTGGTGCACCAGGAGGCTGTAGACAAGGAGGAGTCCTATGAATCTAGTGGTGAGCATGAAAGTCTCACCATGGAGTCCTTGAAAGCTGATGAGGGCAAGAAGGAAACATCTCCAGAATCATCtctaattcaagatgagattgccGTCAAATTGTCAGTGGAAATACCTTGCCCACCTGCTGTTTCAGAGGCTGATTTAGCCACAGATGAGAGAGCTGATGTCCAGATGGAATTTATTCAGGggccaaaagaagaaagcaaagagacCCCAGATATATCCATCACGCCTTCTGATGTTGCAGAGCCATTGCATGAAACGATCGTATCTGAACCAGCAGAGATTCAGAGTGAGGAAGAAGAGATAGAAGCCCAGGGAGAATATGATAAACTGCTCTTCCGCTCAGACACCCTTCAGATAACTGACCTGGGTGTCTCAGGTGCCAGGGAGGAATTTGTGGAGACCTGCCCAAGTGAACACAAAGGAGTGATTGAGTCTGTTGTGACCATCGAGGATGATTTCATCACTGTAGTGCAAACCACAACTGATGAAGGGGAGTCAGGGTCCCACAGCGTGCGTTTTGCAGCCCTAGAGCAGCCTGAGGTGGAAAGGAGACCATCTCCTCATGATGAAGAAGAGTTTGAAGTAGAAGAGGCAGCTGAAGCCCAGGCAGAACCCAAAGATGGTTCCCCAGAGGCTCCAGCTTCCCCTGAGAGAGAAGAGGTTGCACTTTCTGAATATAAGACAGAAACCTATGACGATTACAAAGATGAGACCACCATTGACGACTCCATCATGGACGCTGACAGCCTCTGGGTGGACACTCAAGgtgtgcattattattattattattttaactcaAACACAATAACCttatgggaattttttttcacttaaacattttaaaatacctctttatctctttattttgtattttgttaaatatacaaAGGATTTTGTACACTTGTTACTAATGTTttcactgttgttgttgttgtcatgaTTTGCTTTGATCCACAGATGATGATAGGAGCATCATGACAGAACAGTTAGAAACTATTCCTAAAGAGGAGAAAGCTGAAAAGGAAGCTCGGAGATCATCTCTTGagaaacatagaaaagaaaagccttttaAAACCGGGAGAGGCAGAATTTCCACTCCTGAAAGAAAAGTAGCTAAAAAGGAACCTAGCACAGTCTCCAGAGATGAAGTGAGAAGGAAAAAAGGTTCATTTAACaatcacttctttaaaaatgtttttgaagtaattcattattacttttttgCAGAACTGCCTAACAGTGGTaactaattatttataaaatttcgTTCGGTTTTGCTCCAcgtgtttattttttcctgatggtatgctttttgtgttttcttattcATAGCAGTTTATAAGAAGGCTGAACTTGCTAAAAAAACAGAAGTTCAGGCCCACTCTCCCTCCaggaaattcattttaaaacctGCTATCAAATATACTAGACCAACTCATCTCTCCTGTGTTAAGCGGAAAACCACAGGTGACTGTTCAATTCTGCAATGTGACTGGCAAACAtagacatgtattttttttttaaatctcattactGTAGCAgcttcttcattttgtttttcttccaagaATCTCAGCAGTCATGAACAATTTTGCTATTAAGTGTCTtgtatcattattcttttttcccccctcctTACAGAAAAGGTCATGACCATCTGTTTCTTTGTCATGCTCAGACATAACAGTGCGTGATTGTATCTTGGCATTGTGCTCTAGTGTCACGTTCTGGGGATTCCTATTTTCATTCTGTGTGTTTGGTTAGACGATGGCGATGAATTTAACTGTGGTATGCATTctcattattttgcttatttatctcTCTCATGCTTAAACCCATAAATATTTGTCCTATTTTCTACATTGTTACTGCCAAATCTGTTACTGATGTTGATGAATTTATTGAAAACCACCAAGAATGTGTAGTGATTTAGatactgaaaatgaaaagcaagccAGGAAGTGAAATTGTGGTTTGCAAAATTACTATTACTTTGCTTTTgctgaaaaaaagaagatagaaaacaaaattttctggTAATTATATCAGATTTTATTCCTCATATCCAAAATTAACAAGATTTTCACTCTACTGAACTACATCTCTTAGCTGACATTTTGTcatggagatttcttaaatatgttGGATCCAAACTGCTCGACTTTTCTATATAATTTAGTTTCACAAATTTGAAGCTAAAACTCTTCCTTTTAGGAGGAACTTCAGTTAGAAATAAACTTcggtttatttttactttgctgtctactttttttttgtttccc encodes:
- the MAP2 gene encoding microtubule-associated protein 2 isoform X14; the protein is MADERKDEAKAPHWTSAPLTEASAHSHPPEIKDQGGAGEGLVRSANGFPYREDEEGAFGEHGSQGTYSNTKENGINGELTSADRETAEEVSARIVQVVTAEAVAVLKGEQEKEAQHKDQTAALPLAEETANLPPSPPPSPASEQTVTVEEASKMEFHDQQELTPSTAEPSDQKEKESEKQSKPGEDLKHAALVSQPETTKTYPDKKDMQGTEEEKAPLALFGHTLVASLEDMKQKTEPSLVVPGIDLPKEPPTPKEQKDWFIEMPTEAKKDEWGLVAPISPGPLTPMREKDVFDDIPKWEGKQFDSPMPSPFQGGSFTLPLDVMKNEIVTETSPFAPAFLQPDDKKSLQQTSGPATAKDSFKIEEPHEAKPDKMAEAPPSEAMTLPKDAHIPVVEEHVMGKVLEEEKEAINQETVQQRDTFTPSGQEPILTEKETELKLEEKTTISDKEAVPKESKPPKPADEEIGIIQTSTEHTFSEQKDQEPTTDMLKQDSFPVSLEQAVTDSAMTSKTLEKAMTEPSALIEKSSIQELFEMRVDDKDKIEGVGAATSAELDMPFYEDKSGMSKYFETSALKEEATKSIEPGSDYYELSDTRESVHESIDTMSPMHKNGDKEFQTGKESQPSPPAQEAGYSTLAQSYPSDLPEEPSSPQERMFTIDPKVYGEKRDLHSKNKDDLTLSRSLGLGGRSAIEQRSMSINLPMSCLDSIALGFNFGRGHDLSPLASDILTNTSGSMDEGDDYLPATTPALEKAPCFPVESKEEEQIEKVKATGEESTQAEISCESPFLAKDFYKNGTVMAPDLPEMLDLAGTRSRLASVSADAEVARRKSVPSETVVEDSRTGLPPVTDENHVIVKTDSQLEDLGYCVFNKYTVPLPSPVQDSENLSGESGTFYEGTDDKVRRDLATDLSLIEVKLAAAGRVKDEFSVDKEASAHISGDKSGLSKEFDQEKKANDRLDTVLEKSEEHADSKEHAKKTEEAGDEIETFGLGVTYEQALAKDLSIPTDASSEKAEKGLSSVPEIAEVEPSKKVEQGLDFAVQGQLDVKISDFGQMASGLNIDDRRATELKLEATQDMTPSSKAPQEADAFMGVESGHMKEGTKVSETEVKEKVAKPDLVHQEAVDKEESYESSGEHESLTMESLKADEGKKETSPESSLIQDEIAVKLSVEIPCPPAVSEADLATDERADVQMEFIQGPKEESKETPDISITPSDVAEPLHETIVSEPAEIQSEEEEIEAQGEYDKLLFRSDTLQITDLGVSGAREEFVETCPSEHKGVIESVVTIEDDFITVVQTTTDEGESGSHSVRFAALEQPEVERRPSPHDEEEFEVEEAAEAQAEPKDGSPEAPASPEREEVALSEYKTETYDDYKDETTIDDSIMDADSLWVDTQDDDRSIMTEQLETIPKEEKAEKEARRSSLEKHRKEKPFKTGRGRISTPERKVAKKEPSTVSRDEVRRKKVYKKAELAKKTEVQAHSPSRKFILKPAIKYTRPTHLSCVKRKTTAGGESALAPSVFKQAKDKVSDGVTKSPEKRSSLPRPSSILPPRRGVSGDRDENSFSLNSSISSSARRTTRSEPIRRAGKSGTSTPTTPGSTAITPGTPPSYSSRTPGTPGTPSYPRTPHTPGTPKSAILVPSEKKVAIIRTPPKSPATPKQLRLINQPLPDLKNVKSKIGSTDNIKYQPKGGQVQIVTKKIDLSHVTSKCGSLKNIRHRPGGGRVKIESVKLDFKEKAQAKVGSLDNAHHVPGGGNVKIDSQKLNFREHAKARVDHGAEIITQSPGRSSVASPRRLSNVSSSGSINLLESPQLATLAEDVTAALAKQGL
- the MAP2 gene encoding microtubule-associated protein 2 isoform 33 (isoform 33 is encoded by transcript variant 30), producing the protein MADERKDEAKAPHWTSAPLTEASAHSHPPEIKDQGGAGEGLVRSANGFPYREDEEGAFGEHGSQGTYSNTKENGINGELTSADRETAEEVSARIVQVVTAEAVAVLKGEQEKEAQHKDQTAALPLAEETANLPPSPPPSPASEQTVTVEEASKMEFHDQQELTPSTAEPSDQKEKESEKQSKPGEDLKHAALVSQPETTKTYPDKKDMQGTEEEKAPLALFGHTLVASLEDMKQKTEPSLVVPGIDLPKEPPTPKEQKDWFIEMPTEAKKDEWGLVAPISPGPLTPMREKDVFDDIPKWEGKQFDSPMPSPFQGGSFTLPLDVMKNEIVTETSPFAPAFLQPDDKKSLQQTSGPATAKDSFKIEEPHEAKPDKMAEAPPSEAMTLPKDAHIPVVEEHVMGKVLEEEKEAINQETVQQRDTFTPSGQEPILTEKETELKLEEKTTISDKEAVPKESKPPKPADEEIGIIQTSTEHTFSEQKDQEPTTDMLKQDSFPVSLEQAVTDSAMTSKTLEKAMTEPSALIEKSSIQELFEMRVDDKDKIEGVGAATSAELDMPFYEDKSGMSKYFETSALKEEATKSIEPGSDYYELSDTRESVHESIDTMSPMHKNGDKEFQTGKESQPSPPAQEAGYSTLAQSYPSDLPEEPSSPQERMFTIDPKVYGEKRDLHSKNKDDLTLSRSLGLGGRSAIEQRSMSINLPMSCLDSIALGFNFGRGHDLSPLASDILTNTSGSMDEGDDYLPATTPALEKAPCFPVESKEEEQIEKVKATGEESTQAEISCESPFLAKDFYKNGTVMAPDLPEMLDLAGTRSRLASVSADAEVARRKSVPSETVVEDSRTGLPPVTDENHVIVKTDSQLEDLGYCVFNKYTVPLPSPVQDSENLSGESGTFYEGTDDKVRRDLATDLSLIEVKLAAAGRVKDEFSVDKEASAHISGDKSGLSKEFDQEKKANDRLDTVLEKSEEHADSKEHAKKTEEAGDEIETFGLGVTYEQALAKDLSIPTDASSEKAEKGLSSVPEIAEVEPSKKVEQGLDFAVQGQLDVKISDFGQMASGLNIDDRRATELKLEATQDMTPSSKAPQEADAFMGVESGHMKEGTKVSETEVKEKVAKPDLVHQEAVDKEESYESSGEHESLTMESLKADEGKKETSPESSLIQDEIAVKLSVEIPCPPAVSEADLATDERADVQMEFIQGPKEESKETPDISITPSDVAEPLHETIVSEPAEIQSEEEEIEAQGEYDKLLFRSDTLQITDLGVSGAREEFVETCPSEHKGVIESVVTIEDDFITVVQTTTDEGESGSHSVRFAALEQPEVERRPSPHDEEEFEVEEAAEAQAEPKDGSPEAPASPEREEVALSEYKTETYDDYKDETTIDDSIMDADSLWVDTQDDDRSIMTEQLETIPKEEKAEKEARRSSLEKHRKEKPFKTGRGRISTPERKVAKKEPSTVSRDEVRRKKAVYKKAELAKKTEVQAHSPSRKFILKPAIKYTRPTHLSCVKRKTTAAGGESALAPSVFKQAKDKVSDGVTKSPEKRSSLPRPSSILPPRRGVSGDRDENSFSLNSSISSSARRTTRSEPIRRAGKSGTSTPTTPGSTAITPGTPPSYSSRTPGTPGTPSYPRTPHTPGTPKSAILVPSEKKVAIIRTPPKSPATPKQLRLINQPLPDLKNVKSKIGSTDNIKYQPKGGQVQIVTKKIDLSHVTSKCGSLKNIRHRPGGGRVKIESVKLDFKEKAQAKVGSLDNAHHVPGGGNVKIDSQKLNFREHAKARVDHGAEIITQSPGRSSVASPRRLSNVSSSGSINLLESPQLATLAEDVTAALAKQGL